The Salvia miltiorrhiza cultivar Shanhuang (shh) chromosome 1, IMPLAD_Smil_shh, whole genome shotgun sequence genome has a window encoding:
- the LOC131005423 gene encoding NADH dehydrogenase [ubiquinone] iron-sulfur protein 8, mitochondrial isoform X1, giving the protein MASILARKSLSALRARQLALAGQALQGSARIGTIYPERTFATKHSFSNDKDDEEREKLVREISKDWSSVFERSINTLFLTEMVRGLMLTLKYFFEPKVTINYPFEKGPLSPRFRGEHALRRYPTGEERCIACKLCEAICPAQAITIEAEEREDGSRRTTRYDIDMTKCIYCGFCQEACPVDAIVEGPNFEFATETHEVSTNIFFTCYAMSTEKMYGLITNFACTRNFSTTRRSC; this is encoded by the exons ATGGCTTCCATCTTAGCTCGCAAATCCCTATCTGCTCTTCGCGCTCGCCAGCTC GCTCTGGCAGGGCAAGCATTGCAGGGCTCTGCTCGTATCGGGACTATTTACCCTGAGCGCACATTTGCCACAAAACATTCATTCTCTAACGACAAGG atgatgaagaaagagagaagcTTGTAAGGGAGATATCTAAAGATTGGAGTTCTG TTTTTGAGAGGAGCATTAACACATTATTCCTCACTGAAATGGTTAGAGGTCTGATGCTGACACTCAAGTACTTCTTTGAACCGAAAGTCACT ATTAACTATCCTTTCGAGAAGGGCCCTCTAAGTCCTCGCTTTCGTGGAGAACACGCTCTGCGACGTTATCCAACTGGAGAGGAACGTTGCATTGCTTGTAAACTATGTGAAGCT ATCTGCCCTGCTCAAGCAATCACCATCGAAGCTGAGGAGCGGGAAGATGGGAGCAGAAGGACAACTAG GTATGACATTGATATGACCAAGTGCATATACTGTGGTTTCTGCCAAGAAGCGTGCCCTGTCGATGCCATTGTGGAAGGGCCCAACTTTGAATTTGCTACTGAGACTCATGAGGTTTCTACCAATATCTTCTTTACTTGCTATGCTATGTCAACTGAGAAGATGTATGGACTAATTACAAATTTTGCATGTACTAGGAACTTCTCTACGACAAGGAGAAGCTGCTAG
- the LOC131005423 gene encoding NADH dehydrogenase [ubiquinone] iron-sulfur protein 8, mitochondrial isoform X2 has protein sequence MASILARKSLSALRARQLALAGQALQGSARIGTIYPERTFATKHSFSNDKDDEEREKLVREISKDWSSVFERSINTLFLTEMVRGLMLTLKYFFEPKVTINYPFEKGPLSPRFRGEHALRRYPTGEERCIACKLCEAICPAQAITIEAEEREDGSRRTTRYDIDMTKCIYCGFCQEACPVDAIVEGPNFEFATETHEELLYDKEKLLENGDRWETEIAENLRSESLYR, from the exons ATGGCTTCCATCTTAGCTCGCAAATCCCTATCTGCTCTTCGCGCTCGCCAGCTC GCTCTGGCAGGGCAAGCATTGCAGGGCTCTGCTCGTATCGGGACTATTTACCCTGAGCGCACATTTGCCACAAAACATTCATTCTCTAACGACAAGG atgatgaagaaagagagaagcTTGTAAGGGAGATATCTAAAGATTGGAGTTCTG TTTTTGAGAGGAGCATTAACACATTATTCCTCACTGAAATGGTTAGAGGTCTGATGCTGACACTCAAGTACTTCTTTGAACCGAAAGTCACT ATTAACTATCCTTTCGAGAAGGGCCCTCTAAGTCCTCGCTTTCGTGGAGAACACGCTCTGCGACGTTATCCAACTGGAGAGGAACGTTGCATTGCTTGTAAACTATGTGAAGCT ATCTGCCCTGCTCAAGCAATCACCATCGAAGCTGAGGAGCGGGAAGATGGGAGCAGAAGGACAACTAG GTATGACATTGATATGACCAAGTGCATATACTGTGGTTTCTGCCAAGAAGCGTGCCCTGTCGATGCCATTGTGGAAGGGCCCAACTTTGAATTTGCTACTGAGACTCATGAG GAACTTCTCTACGACAAGGAGAAGCTGCTAGAAAATGGTGACCGGTGGGAGACTGAGATCGCGGAGAACCTCCGTTCTGAGAGCCTATACCGTTGA
- the LOC131005400 gene encoding ADP,ATP carrier protein, mitochondrial-like isoform X3 has product MSMSQHSGASVVKSDGFVQDKRFVGLSYLTGVAVCKTATAPFDRVKLLMQNEGAIVMSGRLSAPYKGIRNCLWRTVMEEGVASLWRGNTLNVIRYLPSQALTFGMWDYYKSKLFRTEMTSKDEDGLFDWFVGNFLVGAMAGGYSSVFTHPMDYVHTRLAMDVKTGGARQFKGALDLCKKTLAADGVVGFYRGSLLSFLGAPIYRGHYFGIYETLKRVVLSGEMQDSFFGRFGVAWVSAIVAGCASHTFDFARRGMMMIPGEVIYIGKMDGLRHVRLPVDETAGEIAILKSIHKGVGANIPRAVVGAAALAAYDMLNPFSLSCRDAHANADF; this is encoded by the exons atgagcaTGAGTCAACATTCGGGAGcatctgtggtgaagtctgatGGTTTTGTGCAAGACAAGAGATTTGTGGGGCTGTCTTATCTGACGGGTGTGGCGGTCTGTAAAACCGCTACTGCTCCTTTTGATCGTGTGAAACTTTTGATGCAAAACGAGGGTGCAATAGTCATGTCGGGTAGGTTATCTGCACCATACAAAGGCATCCGCAACTGTTTGTGGAGAACAGTAATGGAAGAAGGAGTTGCCTCTTTGTGGAGAGGCAACACTTTGAATGTGATCCGCTACTTACCAAGCCAG GCCTTGACTTTTGGAATGTGGGATTACTACAAGAGTAAACTCTTCCGCACAGAGATGACCTCAAAGGATGAAGATGGTTTGTTTGATTGGTTTGTTGGGAATTTTTTGGTGGGTGCAATGGCTGGTGGCTATTCCAGCGTCTTTACCCACCCAATGGACTATGTTCATACTAGATTGGCAATGGATGTAAAGACGGGAGGAGCGAGGCAGTTCAAGGGCGCTCTTGATCTTTGCAAGAAGACTTTGGCAGCTGACGGCGTTGTTGGATTTTATCGTGGATCCCTCCTATCTTTTTTAGGCGCCCCTATTTACCGTGGCCACTACTTTGGGATATACGAAACTTTGAAACGGGTTGTTCTGAGTGGCGAGATGCAG GATAGTTTCTTTGGTAGGTTCGGGGTTGCTTGGGTGAGCGCAATCGTTGCTGGTTGTGCATCTCATACATTTGATTTTGCTCGGAGAGGTATGATGATGATACCTGGTGAAgtcatatatataggcaaaatggATGGGCTTCGGCATGTGAGACTGCCGGTAGATGAGACGGCGGGTGAAATAGCTATACTCAAGAGTATCCATAAAGGTGTTGGAGCAAACATTCCGAGGGCTGTCGTCGGTGCTGCTGCGCTTGCTGCATATGATATGCTCAACCCATTCAGTCTATCATGCCGTGATGCTCATGCTAATGCTGATTTTTGA
- the LOC131012110 gene encoding F-box/kelch-repeat protein At3g23880-like, whose product MPPKRNPNRSKSSNNAAVEIDAMADCLFPRDIMIAILTRLPVKSLFRFRCVCKPWSGLVFNPSFIKLHTTLSLESPRPRAAQTHLLNCPVLSVHPNRVAPSDAADLWLDHCNGMVCMTRPSYTQKIVLWNPATNLWKILPDSTVRFGAAQMVSLGFGCNADGDDFKVVRIACMKGRKMKTVVEVYSSKSGSWRTIEDVGFKFTVMYPKNHVIVNGDQNH is encoded by the coding sequence ATGCCTCCGAAAAGAAACCCCAATCGCTCCAAATCCAGCAACAACGCAGCGGTGGAGATCGACGCCATGGCCGACTGCTTGTTTCCTCGCGACATTATGATCGCCATTTTGACGCGACTGCCCGTGAAATCTCTCTTCCGATTCAGGTGTGTCTGCAAGCCCTGGAGCGGCCTCGTCTTCAACCCGAGCTTCATAAAGCTCCACaccactctctctctagaatcCCCGAGACCGAGAGCTGCTCAAACCCATCTCCTCAACTGCCCTGTTTTAAGCGTCCACCCCAACAGGGTTGCCCCGAGCGATGCAGCAGATCTCTGGTTAGATCACTGCAACGGGATGGTTTGCATGACCCGCCCTTCCTACACCCAAAAAATTGTTCTCTGGAACCCTGCTACCAATTTGTGGAAAATTCTTCCGGATTCCACTGTGAGGTTTGGGGCTGCGCAGATGGTCTCGCTAGGGTTTGGTTGCAATGCAGATGGGGACGACTTCAAGGTGGTGAGGATTGCGTGTATGAAGGGAAGGAAAATGAAGACTGTGGTTGAGGTTTATTCCTCAAAGTCTGGTTCATGGAGAACCATTGAGGACGTGGGGTTTAAGTTCACAGTCATGTACCCTAAGAATCATGTGATTGTGAATGGAGACCAGAACCATTGA
- the LOC131005448 gene encoding uncharacterized protein LOC131005448 isoform X2, translating into MASSGRFAAIIGRRSLRIRPNSSPKSFDSNHISVPAFSSSTNQFTGAASRFAPVLRSLVTMLPLHSTIAAARLKSNIAIDTTCWSWLSQELGIPR; encoded by the exons ATGGCGTCGTCTGGCAGATTCGCCGCCATAATCGGTAGGAGGTCTCTGCGCATTCGCCCTAATTCAAGCCCCAAATCATTCGACTCAAATCACATATCCGTCCCCGCATTCTCTTCTTCGACCAACCAATTCACTGGTGCTGCTTCAAG GTTTGCTCCAGTGTTGAGAAGCTTGGTGACAATGCTGCCGCTCCATAGCACGATTGCAGCTGCTCGATTGAAGTCTAATATCGCCATTGATACAACCTGCTGGAGTTGGCTTTCTCAAG AGTTGGGAATTCCTCGGTGA
- the LOC131005361 gene encoding putative pentatricopeptide repeat-containing protein At1g12700, mitochondrial: MDLERITFNSSFKSFSFDIASLSFHSFPVPRSNFRNVSHKIQMRHSSRKPRSKISHQTRHFSREPRFDFGSIREPDDAIALFQEMVRIHPRPCVIDFNRLLSAVVKMKQYSVALHLFVKMLASDIPVDRYTLNIAINCCCGLKRPGCGFAILGSFFKLGHEPDAVTFTTLIKGLMLVGKIVEAAKLFEKMSVEANAVTYNTVINGLCKAGHTLQVLDLLRLWERGSCKLDVIGYNTIIYHLCKNGMVDDALQLFSTLADKAISPDALTYGSMIWGLCNLGRSNEAGNMLNEMVANEVYPNVITCSVLVNAFCKEGRMEKANGILELMNQIDAQPNIKIYSALINGYCLQGEMNKAINMFDLAVKSAIDHNIKSNSTLMNVYCKMGRADEVSRLFITFLAKGLERDVVSYSIMLHALFREGRCEDGLNLFKEMEVLQLSPNIITYNIMLDGLCSACRISQAFSMLHTMEDVGIIPNIVTYNVLIKGLCNYNKVDRAKDLLDELPSKGLQPTVVTYTILIGALCRKGRIEEAKVLLIQMVDNGCLPNRATYNVFVRELLKTNKMPKDALPLWEEMNSRGFIPDTTTLPLLEENNSRS; this comes from the coding sequence ATGGATTTGGAAAGAATTACGTTCAATTCTTCATTCAAATCTTTCAGTTTTGACATTGCTTCTCTAAGTTTTCACTCATTTCCTGTACCCAGATCTAATTTTCGTAATGTCAGCCACAAAATCCAAATGCGGCACTCTTCCCGCAAACCCAGATCCAAAATCAGCCACCAAACAAGGCACTTTTCCCGCGAACCCAGGTTCGATTTCGGATCTATTCGGGAGCCAGATGATGCTATCGCTCTATTTCAGGAAATGGTGAGAATTCATCCTCGCCCTTGTGTTATTGATTTCAATAGATTATTGAGCGCTGTAGTGAAGATGAAACAATACTCTGTTGCCCTCCATCTGTTCGTCAAAATGCTTGCAAGTGATATTCCTGTAGATCGCTACACCCTGAATATTGCGATTAATTGCTGTTGCGGACTGAAAAGACCTGGTTGTGGGTTTGCGATTTTAGGCAGCTTTTTCAAGCTTGGGCATGAGCCTGATGCTGTAACCTTCACCACTCTCATTAAAGGTCTTATGTTGGTTGGAAAGATCGTAGAGGCGGCAAAACTGTTTGAAAAGATGTCGGTCGAAGCTAATGCAGTTACTTATAACACAGTGATAAATGGATTGTGCAAAGCTGGACATACCCTCCAGGTGCTTGATTTGCTCAGGTTATGGGAAAGAGGAAGTTGCAAGCTCGATGTTATTGGTTACAACACAATAATTTATCATCTATGCAAGAATGGAATGGTTGACGATGCTCTCCAACTCTTCTCCACCTTGGCTGATAAGGCTATTTCACCTGATGCTTTGACATATGGTTCCATGATTTGGGGGTTATGCAATTTAGGGAGATCGAATGAAGCTGGAAACATGTTAAATGAGATGGTGGCTAATGAGGTCTACCCAAATGTGATTACTTGTTCTGTTCTGGTGAATGCTTTTTGTAAAGAGGGAAGAATGGAAAAGGCGAATGGTATTTTGGAACTCATGAATCAAATAGATGCTCAACCCAACATTAAAATTTACAGTGCATTGATCAATGGATATTGCTTGCAAGGTGAAATGAACAAGGCCATAAACATGTTTGATTTAGCAGTGAAATCCGCCATCGATCATAATATTAAAAGCAACAGTACCTTGATGAACGTGTATTGTAAAATGGGACGAGCGGATGAAGTTTCGCGTCTTTTTATCACATTTCTTGCAAAAGGGTTGGAGCGCGATGTTGTTTCTTATAGCATCATGCTACATGCCTTATTTCGTGAAGGAAGGTGTGAAGATGGTTTGAATTTGTTCAAAGAGATGGAGGTTCTACAACTTTCTCCTAATATAATAACTTACAATATCATGTTGGATGGCTTGTGCAGTGCTTGTCGCATTAGTCAAGCATTTTCGATGTTGCATACCATGGAAGATGTAGGCATCATTCCCAACATAGTAACTTACAATGTTCTAATTAAGGGATTGTGCAATTATAATAAAGTTGACAGGGCAAAAGATCTTTTAGACGAGCTTCCATCCAAAGGTTTGCAGCCTACAGTCGTAACATATACAATCCTTATTGGTGCACTTTGCAGAAAAGGGCGGATAGAGGAGGCAAAAGTCTTACTgattcaaatggtggacaatgGTTGCTTGCCTAATAGAGCGACTTACAATGTTTTTGTTCGAGAACTTCTCAAAACGAACAAGATGCCTAAAGATGCTTTGCCGCTCTGGGAAGAGATGAACTCAAGGGGCTTTATACCTGACACCACTACTTTGCCACTCTTGGAAGAGAATAATTCGAGGAGCTGA
- the LOC131005378 gene encoding phenylalanine--tRNA ligase alpha subunit, cytoplasmic — translation MAEEAVLGYLEHNQEISDSGVFAQEKGIDHEELVNVIKSLNGFGLVVATDIKRERWSLSEEAQSYVKYGSAEVLLFEAVPPEGTAKAKLQEILKSKLPADLDDNTKSLIYDKGWAQAMKNKWIGLADSQVSRKVEQVEDRVKELLIQIQNGEAVGAKDIDALKRRRLISLQIWKGYSVKKGPNYAPKRKKAATDLTREHLQRDEWKDIEFKEYNFLAKGQPTEGGCLHPLYKVKQQLQMIFLQMGFEEMPTNNYVESSFWNFDALFQPQQHPARDSHDTFFLKVPSTTKSLPEEYVERVKTVHESGGYGSRGYGYDWKREEANKNLLRTHTTAVSTRMLYALAQGPFTPKKYYSIDRVFRNEAVDRTHLAEFHQIEGLICDRGLSLGHLRGVLEDFFSRIGMSKLKFKPAYNPYTEPSMEIFSYHEGLKKWVEIGNSGMFRPEMLRPMGLPEDVQVIAWGLSLERPTMILYGIDNIRDLFGHKVDLSLTKRNPICRLGLS, via the exons ATGGCGGAAGAAGCCGTGCTAGGCTATCTAGAGCACAACCAGGAGATATCAGATTCCGGCGTATTCGCCCAGGAGAAAGGAATCGACCATGAAGAGCTCGTCAACGTCATCAAAAGTCTCAACGGCTTTGGTCTCGTTGTTGCTACG GATATCAAGAGGGAGAGATGGTCTCTCTCGGAGGAGGCTCAGAGTTATGTTAAATATGGATCTGCTGAAGTACTACTCTTTGAAGCCGTGCCACCAGAGGGTACCGCCAAAGCTAAGTTGCAG GAAATCTTGAAGTCAAAATTGCCTGCGGATCTTGAT GACAACACTAAGTCCTTAATTTACGACAAAGGGTGGGCACAGGCCATGAAGAACAAATGGATAGGACTGGCAGATTCTCAAGTATCACGGAAG GTTGAACAAGTTGAAGACAGAGTGAAAGAGTTACTAATCCAGATTCAGAATGGGGAG GCTGTTGGTGCTAAGGATATTGATGCTCTCAAGCGAAGAAGGCTTATTAGTCTCCA GATATGGAAAGGCTATTCGGTAAAGAAAGGTCCTAATTATGCTCCAAAGAGGAAAAAGGCAGCTACTGATTTAACTCGCGAACATCTACAGAG GGATGAATGGAAGGATATTGAGTTTAAGGAGTACAACTTCCTTGCGAAGGGCCAACCAACTGAAGGTGGCTGTCTTCATCCGTTATACAAG GTTAAGCAACAACTTCAGATGATATTTCTCCAAATGGG ATTTGAAGAGATGCCAACAAACAATTATGTGGAGAGCAG CTTCTGGAACTTTGACGCACTTTTCCAACCTCAACAACATCCGGCTCGTGATTCACATGATACATTCTTTCTGAAAG TGCCTTCGACCACAAAGAGTCTGCCTGAAGAATATGTCGAGCGAGTTAAAACAGTTCATGAATCTGGTGGCTATGGCTCCCGGGG GTATGGATATGATTGGAAGAGAGAGGAGGCAAACAAGAATCTTCTGCGGACTCACACGACTGCTGTATCCACCAGGATGTTGTATGCACTTGCCCAG GGACCTTTTActccaaaaaaatattattctatAGACCGTGTTTTCAGAAACGAAGCAGTAGATCGAACTCATCTTGCTGAATTCCACCAGATAGAAG GCTTAATTTGTGATCGAGGGCTTTCACTTGGACACTTAAGGGGAGTTCTTGAAGACTTCTTCTCTCGGATAG GGATGTCTAAGCTTAAGTTCAAGCCCGCCTACAATCCTTATACTGAACCGAGCATGGAAATCTTCAG TTATCACGAAGGTCTGAAGAAATGGGTTGAAATTGGCAACTCGGGTATGTTTAGACCAGAAATGTTGCGGCCAATGGGACTTCCGGAAGATGTGCAGGTGATAGCATGGGGTCTTTCACTTGAGAG GCCCACGATGATACTTTACGGGATTGACAACATCAGAGATCTCTTCGGCCACAAG GTGGATCTGTCTCTCACTAAAAGAAACCCGATATGTCGCCTTGGACTTAGTTGA
- the LOC131005448 gene encoding uncharacterized protein LOC131005448 isoform X1 produces MASSGRFAAIIGRRSLRIRPNSSPKSFDSNHISVPAFSSSTNQFTGAASRFAPVLRSLVTMLPLHSTIAAARLKSNIAIDTTCWSWLSQGWVYLFVVHLSTG; encoded by the exons ATGGCGTCGTCTGGCAGATTCGCCGCCATAATCGGTAGGAGGTCTCTGCGCATTCGCCCTAATTCAAGCCCCAAATCATTCGACTCAAATCACATATCCGTCCCCGCATTCTCTTCTTCGACCAACCAATTCACTGGTGCTGCTTCAAG GTTTGCTCCAGTGTTGAGAAGCTTGGTGACAATGCTGCCGCTCCATAGCACGATTGCAGCTGCTCGATTGAAGTCTAATATCGCCATTGATACAACCTGCTGGAGTTGGCTTTCTCAAGGTTGGGTTTATCTATTTGTAGTGCATCTCTCAACTGGTTAA